The following are from one region of the Euleptes europaea isolate rEulEur1 chromosome 11, rEulEur1.hap1, whole genome shotgun sequence genome:
- the FH gene encoding fumarate hydratase, mitochondrial — MNFKIGGVTERMPVQVIRAFGILKRAAAEVNQDYGLDPKIANAIMKAADEVSEGKLNDHFPLVVWQTGSGTQTNMNVNEVISNRAIEILGGKLGSKDPVHPNDHVNKSQSSNDTFPTAMHIAAAQEVHEVLLPGLQKLHDALDAKSKAFSKIIKIGRTHTQDAVPLTLGQEFSGYVQQVKYGIIRIKSAMPRVYELAAGGTAVGTGLNTRIGFAEKVAAKVAALTGLPFVSAPNKFEALAAHDALVELSGAMNTVACSLMKIANDIRFLGSGPRCGLGEIILPENEPGSSIMPGKVNPTQCEAMTMVAAQVMGNNVAVTVGGSNGHFELNVFKPLIIKNVLQSAQLLGDACVSFTDNCVVGIQANTERISKLLSESLMLVTALNPHIGYDKAAKIAKTAHKEGSTLKETAIKLGFLTAEQFDQWVKPEDMLGPK; from the exons ATGAACTTTAAGATTGGCGGTGTGACAGAACGGATGCCA gTCCAAGTAATAAGAGCTTTTGGCATCTTAAAACGAGCAGCGGCTGAAGTAAATCAGGATTATGGTCTTGATCCAAAGATTGCCAATGCCATTATGAAGGCAGCAGATGAG GTATCGGAAGGTAAATTAAACGATCATTTTCCTTTGGTGGTGTGGCAAACTGGATCTGGAACTCAGACCAACATGAATGTCAATGAAGTCATCAGCAACAGAGCCATTGAGATACTGGGAGGCAAACTGGGGAGCAAGGATCCAGTGCATCCAAATGACCATGTTAATAAGAGCCAG AGCTCAAATGACACATTTCCAACGGCAATGCATATTGCTGCTGCCCAGGAAGTTCATGAAGTGTTGTTACCAGGGCTACAGAAGCTTCATGATGCCCTTGATGCCAAGTCAAAAgcattttccaaaattattaaaattggaCGCACTCATACTCAAGATGCTGTTCCTCTGACCCTTGGGCAG GAATTTAGCGGTTATGTGCAGCAAGTCAAGTATGGCATCATTAGGATTAAATCGGCCATGCCAAGGGTTTATGAGCTGGCAGCTGGTGGCACTGCGGTTGGCACCGGCCTAAACACAAGAATTGGTTTTGCTGAGAAGGTGGCTGCTAAGGTGGCTGCGCTCACAG GGCTGCCTTTTGTTTCTGCTCCAAACAAATTTGAAGCACTCGCAGCTCATGATGCTCTAGTGGAGCTGAGCGGGGCAATGAACACGGTGGCTTGCAGCCTGATGAAGATAGCCAACGACATCCGCTTCCTGGGTTCTGGACCACGCTGCGGTCTAGGGGAGATAATCTTGCCGGAAAATGAACCTGGAAGCAGCATTATGCCAG GAAAAGTGAATCCTACTCAGTGTGAGGCCATGACCATGGTGGCAGCTCAGGTGATGGGAAATAACGTTGCTGTTACAGTAGGAGGCAGCAATGGCCACTTTGAGCTGAATGTCTTCAAGCCTCTGATT ATTAAAAATGTACTGCAGTCTGCACAGCTCCTAGGAGATGCTTGTGTTTCTTTTACTGACAACTGCGTGGTTGGAATCCAAGCCAACACAGAGAGGATCAGCAAACTACTGAGTGAGTCACTGATGCTGGTGACAGCCCTGAATCCTCACATAG GTTATGACAAGGCGGCCAAGATTGCGAAAACTGCACATAAAGAAGGGTCAACATTAAAAGAAACAGCTATCAAGCTTGGATTTCTTACAGCAGaacaatttgatcagtgggtaaAGCCAGAAGATATGTTAGGACCTAAGTAA